AAAAAATAACATCCAACTGTTTAGATGGCCACACTACCGGATCAACTGTGAGGATATGGAAGATGTATCAAACCAACCAGACACTGTCTAAATCAGGCTGTCCcttaaaacaagaagaaaaggaCTTGTGAGCGTAGCCACAGAGAGGGCAACAAAGAGTTAAGTGGCCCAAACCGATTAAGGTTTTATGGTCAAATGAGACAAAGGTTTcggtttttggccaaaattcAAAATGCTATGTGAGGCAAAGTCCTCACACTGACCATTTCCTCATCAAACACCATCCCAGTAGTGAAGGGTGACAGCATCATGTCATGGGGATGCTTTTTCTCAGGACAGGACACGCGGTTAAAACCGTAGCACGGTTAAATGGTAGTGGATACATATCAGGGGATACTGCAAGACAACCTACTTCGGTCTGCTAAAACACTAAAGCTTGTGAGAAGCTTCCcctttcagcaggacagtgatCCCAGGCACTGTGATCCCAAGGCCAAAGCAATACGGGAGTAGTACAACAAAAAGGGGAATGTTCTAACAAAGACGAGAATCAAAATCCAGATCTCAGTCCAACAGTCTCTGTGGCTCTATTTGAAAATGTCGGTGTGCAAGCATCATCCAGCAACCTTGAGTGACCTGAAGCAACTCTGCTGGAAAAATGAGCTAAACATGATCAAACTGCACAAAACTCACCCCGACACACTTAAAGTTGGTTCTGCCAAGCACTCCTTATGCAAGTTGCATTTATCAgcttttatatattatttaaaatatatattctataatgattattatatattatttgtaaGATTTGCTGACTTTAAAACATTAAGTGCAGCAATAAATGCAACGACCACTGTGTCATGTGTAATCCAGATGAATTTATGACTTTAAAGGCTTGACTACTTTGGCAAGGCACTGTGTTGTGAAACACCTTCTATATCTGTAGCTCTTGATATCTGTATAAAATCGTGTAAcaatatttcatttgtatttgtcgTTCAGAAATATGACCTTAAAAGGCCAGCCTTTAGGCACGAGTGCTCTGAACACTTCACCTGCTTGTTATACTCTTACCGAGTGttgctgttactgttactgttctTACTAGTAAGAGACCAAATTATGTGATAATAAGCAAAACTAAGAGCAGTTAACAGCACTTATTATTAAATGATATGATCTTTAAATTGAAAGCTTTCAAAACAGGTCTTTTACAGAAATCCAGAGAAATCGATTTGAGGTTTGGTCAAGTTCAGCGATCAGACGGAACATTTCACTGTTTAATAAACTGATTAATATTTGATATGTTGTTTTTGATTTCCTTACTAACATGGGTTTTGGTGTCATCTGTGTGTTTAGTCAGATTTGCAGGCTAGTTCTATGTAATGTGAACAGACACTCATCACTAATGTCATTGAATAAATGTTTAGCGAAGCTATGTGTGTTGGCTCTGAGACTGACTTAGAAACAATAGCTTGCTGCTAGTGTTACAATGTTGAATACCTTATTGTGTGGGAATTGTTCTTTGTGCCTGTTAATCTCTGCGCATTTTGTGTAGTAAACAATTCTCTTTTCCACAGTACGCAACATTCCTGAGACCACGCCCaccttcctctccccctctggGACATCTAGCTCCAAGATGGCACTCCGTGGGGAGGAACTTCTTTTGGAGTGTATCGCTGCAGGAGTGTGAGTGACTCAGAAACAAAACCCACTCACAAACCCGATGTGGAGAATGTGGTAGCCATGCACACACGTGGCGGGGTcaagctgtctgtgttttttacACCTCTGCTTTCTGATCCATGAATAGCCCAACTCCCGGGATCAAATGGTTTAAGAAGGGAGGGGATCTGCCAGAGAAGAAGGTGAAGTTCGAGAGCTTTAACAAAACACTGCGTATAGTTTCTGTGTCGGAGGAGGATTCTGGGGAATATGTCTGCATGGCCAGCAATAAGATCGGGAGCATCCGACACACAGTCTCCGTTCAGATCAAAGGTCAGAATCAGAGCTGTATAAAGTCCTGTAGACTTTAAACATGCCTCTGGATGCCTTTGTACATGGTTTGTAAAGTGAGTACtacataaaatgacatttgtaaatgttttctcATTCCCTTGTTCCCTTGTTGTACTTTATGGTCCATAGCTGCTCCCTATTGGCTGCAGAAGCCAACCAATCTGGTGCTTGCTCCTAACGAGAATGGCCAGTTGGTGTGCCTAGCCAGCGGAAACCCCAAACCTAGCATCCAATGGCTCATCAATGGAGAGCCAATAGAGAGTGAGTTGGTCCCTCAAGCCTTCCCTTCCTGGAAGAAATATAGCACACATTACATTCAAGAATTCTGTTATGTAAGCATCCTCATATCTGCTTTTCCGTGTCTGGAAATGCAGGCTCCCTGCCGAACCTGAGCAGAAAGGTGGTGGATGACGCCATCATCTTCAACTCCGTGCAAATCGGCAGTAGCGCAGTGTATCAGTGCAACGCCTCAAACGAACATGGATACCTGCTCGCCAATGCCTTCGTCAGTGTACTGGGTAAGAGACTGCAAAGTTACTTTGCTAAAGTGACTCACCTTACATAACACCACCTACATAACTTTACATAATAACACAAGTCTTAAATCACTATACAGGGCCAGCTCCTGACAATTTAAATTAGGACAGGCCATAATAATGCAACAGGCTGAATACAGTGCTTAATGAGCACCTAGGACACCATAAAGTGTGACAGAGCAATCCCTCGTGTTCTTTACCAGACATGGCGCCGCGGTTACTGGGCCCCAGGAACCAGCTGATCAAGGTGATAGAGCAGAGCCGAGCAATGCTGGACTGCCCCTTCTTTGGATCTCCTGTTCCAGAAGTGCGCTGGTGAGCTCCACAGAGCTTGTATAATAGTTTGGGGATTTGATGGGTGAAATGCAGACCATTTGTTTATCcactgaaatatgtttttgtgtgtgtgtgtgtgtgtgtgtttaggtttaAAAATGGCCTGGGCATTGCTCCGGATAACGTAAAGTACAGACTACACAATAATGGCACTCTGGAGATCAAGCATGCCCGGTCTGAAGACCATGGGACCTATACATTTGTAGCCAACAACATCTTAGGCCAGGCTGAGGAACAGATCCGGTTGGAAGTCAAAGGTGAGAAGCTTAAAACTGACCAACAGATCCAGCAGTTATGTCCCAACAAACCTCCACAAGGAGTTGTTCTAAATTTCACTAAACAAGCAAGCTATTTTCATACATATGCTGTTTTACTTTCAACCCCGCATGTCTATAAAAGGTTTATGTTGTACATAGGAAGCACAGATGTAACATTTCTGTAacttgcataaataaataaattatccCTGTTATTCATTGAAGGTGTGATAGACTGAGTAATTAGATGCTAGGCAGTTTCCTTTCAGAGCCAACACGGATAGTCCGGGCACCAGAGCACCTGTCTGTCAATCGGGGAAATACAGCTCACTTTGACTGCAAGATAAAACATGACCCCACCCTCCCCATCATCGTCACCTGGCTCAAAAACGACAAACCTCTCCATTTTGGCTGGATGTACGGCAATACAGGGCTTTTCTGGCTCCATGCATCGCTCCCTCCCTTTATACACCCAATTTACACCCAATTTTGTCTCGTGTAACGCTGTGGTATGATTGATTCAGATCtaactgaatgtgtgtgctgtctTTAGGAGCAAGTTTAAGAAGGACGAAAACTCGTTATCCATTCCCAACGTAAACAGTGATGATGAAGGAACTTATATGTGTATGGTCAAGACAGAGCTGGACCAGGACTTTGCTTCAGCACGCCTTACTGTTTtaggtgcacatgcacatacgcacacacgcacgcactcacacacgcacacacacacacacacacacacacacacacacgcacgcacacacacatccaccaaccATACATATGGTTACACTCCTTTGCGCAGAATGATAACACATGCTGCTGACACCAGACCCACTCTAACACATTGCCCTGGATATTACCCTGTTTAAGTCAAACATGGGAACTATTCATAATCTGTCAGACTAAACTAACTGTTCATGTATCTTTttcactgcaaaaataaatatttactcctagaaaaaaaagtgtattggTAGATGAATTTGTAACATGATTGATCTCACCTGTCTGTGAAATGCTTCAGTCCCTATATAACTATCTGTAGTTGGTACTTACTATTGCTTTGTAGCATGCTCCAGCTCTTATCTGAACGCAATAGATTAGTCACTGAACATTTCAGGGTTTAATTGCTTCACTAATCAACTTActaacctttaaccttttaCCTTTGACCTCACAGAGTCTTCCTCAAAACCTAGTGCCTTTACAGGTAATACTTAAGCTCATGCACAAAATGTCAgagtagtttgtgtgtgtgtgtgtgtgtgtgtgtgtgtgtgtgtgtgtgtgtgtgtgtgtgtgagtgcgtgtatgtctgtctgtctgtctctatcttcttcttttttggtGTTCCTTTTCCCAGTCTGgaaatgttcatgtttgtggaacaattgtaaaatatttgtgtaaaaaaagCTACATTCAGAATACTGTAAtcttttaattatatatatacacacacacacacacacacacacacacacacacacacacacacacacacacacacacacacacacacacacacacacacacactattgtatATATGAATGATTAGGTAAGGATAGGTCATTACTTAGTCCAAAGCGATGCTGAATTAGTAGAGATATGTTGGGATATGACTTCTCACAGCTGTCTTGTGCGTCCCCCAGATCGGCCAGATCCTCCCGAGGACCTAGAGCTGTCTGACCCAGCAGCACGCTCTGTCCGTCTCACCTGGGTTCCCGGCAATGATAACAACAGTCCAGTCAGACGTATGACTCGGCTCATTatacctgcacgcacacacacacacacactcacacacacacacacacacacacacacactacacacacacacacacacgcacacacacgcacacgcacacacgcactacacacacacgcacgcacacacacgcacacacacacgcgcgcacgcacgcacacacactacacacacacgcgcacacacacacgcacacacacacacgcacacacacgcacgcacacacacacgcactacatacacacacacacgcacgcacacacactacacacacacacgcacacacacgcacgcgcacacacacgcactacatacacacacacacgcacacacacacacgcacgcacgcacacacacacacgcgcacacacacacacacgcgcacacacacacacacgcacgcacgcacacacacacgcgcacacacacacacacgcacgcacgcacacacacacacgtgcacacacacgcactacatacacacacacacgcacgcacacacacacgcacacgcacacacacacgtgtacgcacAAATCCATCcattcacaaatacacaatacacacacaaacacatatattgAGCTCTAATACGATAACTTGGAAATGATTCATAGCTAAAGTATAGTGGTACCTTTTCCAATACAGTCCAAGACTCTTTgtcacttctttctttttcttacagAATTCCTTGTTCAGTATGAAGAGAATCGCTGGAGGCCAGGGGAATGGCAGAACCTGTCCAGTTACACAGGCGACCAGAACTCAGTCAATCTGCTGCTGTCTCCCTTTGTGAACTATCAGTTCCGAGTCATTGCCATCAACAGTGTGGGGCCAAGCCGTCCCAGCGGGCCCTCGTCACGTTACCAAACCAGCGGAGCTCGTAAGTGCCCAAGCCCGCGCACAGAAGCAGACACTTCAGTAACATAAAAGGTTCTTTAAATAATGCTCTGCATTACGgaataataactattattattagaacTATTAACCATTACGGACATCCTAGCGATCAGGATAATTTACCTACGGTCTTAAGGATATATTTTGTCAGTgttgtatgactgtgtatgactgaGTCAGGGTGCTAATGTGTATTTCTGTGATTTCCAGCTCCTGATGTCATACCTCAAGGCCTAAAAGGGTGGGGCACCAAGAAGACCAACATGGAGATCACCTGGCAGGTGCTTAGTCTCTCTCTTGGTGGAAAGAACTATGTCAGCTACTAATTTAACTACATTTCCCAATAGCTTGTGGAGCTTTAACTATTTCCTGCAACAAAGCTGTTTGCATCTATGCCTGCAGCCGCTGTTGGACACTCAAAGAAATGGGCCTGAGTTGCGTTATGTGGTATCATGGAGGAGGAAAGACTCTCAAGAGGAGTGGAATAACATCAGTACTACCAGTTCTAAACACGTGGTCAGTGACACAGAGACCTATGTTCCCTATGAGATCAAAATCCACGCAGTCAATGACTTTGGACGGGGCCCAGAGTCGAGTATGGTCATTGGCTACTCAGGGGAGGACAGTGAGTATGAGTTTTCTAATCAAGATCTTCTCCATGTGCTCGTAGTGCCAGTGGGTTTCAGACTTTGTGTTtatcactttctttctcttagGACCTTCTGCTGCCCCGGCAGAGCTCAGGGTGACGAAGGCCGACAGCACTAAAGTGAATTTGCACTGGGTCTCTGTTGACCCCACCTCCATTCATGGAGAGTTCAAGGAGTACAGAGTGAGTTCTTACAGTCGTCATCACAGTCTGCACTTGGTGAAGTCAAATGAAACGCTAGTATTTGGTTGTCTCTTAACAGAGGCTCCAAGACAACCTAGTGCTAAACTGCGTGCAACTTTGGGCCATTTTTATATGCTTACAACATCGAACAAACCCTCTAACCACGAGCGAGTTTTCTTAAGCTGTGCTTTGGTAAAGTTGAAATACAGCCCACCTTAAAGGTTGCTGCATCAGGGCAGTTGAGCTGGAGTTCACGGAGGATCAAATGCTGCTTTGCATTTGTTATAGTCGGATCAGGACCGGCTTCCACACCTATGCATACGATGCAGCTCGAGAGAATTTACTGTCGCGATGCTCGCAGGATCAAAGCAATTCCTGGGGCATATCTGTTGGATCACGGGTGTAAACAAACCGGATTCCTTTCTCCTTTCCTGGGCATCTCCTCAGCTGTACTACTGGAGGGAGGCCAGTCTGGTGAAGGGCCTGAGGATAAATAAGGAGAAGAAGACCAAAGTCTTCTCCAGTGACGTGTCTCAGAACACTGGCGTCCTCACTGAGCTGATCCCATACAGCAAGTACAAGATGTACATGGTGGTGGCCAACAATAAATTCGAGGGACCACATAGCAACATTGTGGAGTTTCAGACCAAGGAAGGAGGTATGATATTTCTTTTCAGTTGTTATGATAGTTGTTATTATCACCTCATTATCATAACTGCTGTAGTTTTTTACTACTAATTTAATTCTTTTCTGACTGTTCAATAGTGCCTGGGGTTCCCAAGTTCTTCAGGATTGTGCAGAGGAACACAGACACCATCCATCTGGAGTGGGACAAACCTCTCGAGCCAAATGGGATTCTAATCGGGTACACACTGCAGTACAGGACAGGTTCGTTCAGTTCGCACCTGTCAAACCTGGTTTTCATCTACAGCTGCCCAATCCTTGTCTTAGTGATCTACCCTAAGTAATACTTAGATCCTTCCCTACTCCAACATAGTCTTCATCTGAATATTAAAGCCAAATGTATGACACTTTGATTAGAGCTAAACTCTTCAGGCGGGAAATTGTCATAAGAAAAAGTCGACAACCCAAATGTAAACAGTCGAGAAGGCTGACTTCACAAATGAAATGTCTACACAAGAGCCTGTCTATAGGTAACATAAATCACTTGCCTGTGCTCTAATTTCTGTACCACcatgcttctctgtctcctctgtagTTAATGGAACAGAGGTAGGCAGCCCGCAGGTCGTGAGCTTCTTCCCCAACGTGACAGAGTATACCATCCGGCTGCCTGACCGCTTCACCCGCTACAAGTTCTATCTGTCAGCCCGGACCCAGGTCGGCTCTGGAGAGTCCTACACCGAAGAGTCACCTCACTTTGCCAATGAGGGTAAGAAACTGCGCATGAACCCACGTGTGTAAGGCACTATCTGTGTACTCGGTCACGTGTGGAATGGTACACGTTTGTACTCGGCTGCGAGTGGGATGCTGAACGTTTGCTGTCAGTAAACCTTGGCAGTTTTTTCTTGTGAGGCAGTGGGGGGTGTTCAGCATTCAAGTTGCATGGCAGTGTTTAACCACAGCCTACTAATTACAGGATATGGCTTgtaatttgttttcattttcacgTATTGGGAGCCGGGAGAAGGTAAACCAAATTGTGGTGATCATATGGTCTTTTTTCAATATACATTGACAAACCAATCCTGAAACAAGGCTGGATCAGACTTTAATTCCAGAGGATGGGCTCTACAGTAGTCATGGAAGTGagtcctgtgttttgtttaaggGAATTAGGTGAGAGTAGGAAAGCTTCTCTCCCGAGAAATGATTCTGCTCTAGTTCGTACTAAACAGAAGGACCTTTTGTAATACCGAAATGGCATGAATAATGCCCTTTCACTGGAAGCTGACGTTATCTCCACACAGCCATTCTGGGTTAGACCAGGCTAATCACCAGTGTTTACTGTTGCTAGGAGCAGCAAGTGGATCAGTCACTGAGAGCACAATCACCCAGTGTTcttgtctgtctccctgtctgtcatTTCTCTGTCTTCTATGTAAgaattcttttttctctctctattgctgTGCTTTTGCCCTGTTGCTTGCTGCTCTGTGGTTCTAACTGTTTCCTCTCTCAGCTTCTTAACTTTGGTCTAGTTTTTCAGTATTCTCTGACCTGTCCCTtgcttcttcctctcctgtctgtctgtctgtctgtctgtctgtctgtctgtttctctgcctgtctatctgcctgtctctgtctgtctctctctccctcggtGTGAAAGAAGACTTTATCACTTCAGGTACTGCCTCTGCAGGTGTACGTAATGAGGTGTGGCCTgcttgcctgcctgcctgtctgtttccctgcctgtgtctctgtctgtctctcctgccaCCTGTCTGTCTTCTACACTGAACCAGTACAGTTCAGTGATCAGAGCCCATGTCACAATATTAGGATAGGAatcatgcttaaaaaaaaaaaactgttcacTTGATGTGATAAGATGGGAAGGCATTTATTGGGCTCAGTTATGATCTAAACTGTGCTATCCACCAGTCTGTTGGTTTATCCATGTGTCTTTGTTTATATCACTGTGTGCTTTCAGGGATGGGACACAATAACTGCTGTTGTTGTTAACTGAACGtatattcatttacataaagtatgtcaaattatttaaaatttacGTCACcgttgaagttgtttttttttggtttttttaattattattcttattctgAAGGCTTCACTTTTTTTAGTGTGTATAGACTATCTGTGGGCTCATTATGAGATAAATAAGACGTAAACAGGAATGAGTCTTGTTTGATTTCTTCACCTCCAATCCCTGACGGCACCTTGCCGTACCTGCTAAGGCATCCTTTTCCTGTCACCTTGTTTGGCCTATCCCAGCATGCTTTTCTCATTTCGCATTTAAGCATGCAGGCAACTGATGTCCTCGTAAATGAGTAGCTCTTCGTAGAGTTTGCTTCTGTTTCTTAAttatttgaaaaagtgaaatCCCCATGGTAACCCCTGTTGCCCGGCAACAAGGTGTATTTGCGTGGGGCAAAAAATGACAgggtgagggaggaggggtgTTAGGGTGTAAGAATGCAGTCATCGCAACTGCCTTGGAGGATTATTAGAGATTGATGCTCTTTTGATGCCCGGCCATAAAGAAGCTGCTCACATTTCGTTTGCTGCTTGCACCATTTTCCATTCTAATGCTTGCACACCTGCCACCTCTTTAGATTCCTTTTTGGGCTGGCCTCTTTTGTGATTGGCTATGCCATTTATCATTCAGATGGACACTACAGGTAAGAGTGCACTGAGCTTCTTGCTGATTGGCCATCTGGAATTGATAGCCCATCTTTGCCAAATCTTCCAGATcgtgtaataaaaaaaaaaaagcatctccACTAGCTTGCCAGTCCTGGTTAGCCACGGTTTACTGTCTCTGAGGTTGGAAGGGCATTACCTTGGTCATGCCTTTTGTGACCAAGAGGTTTTAGTGCCCTGCTGCCTGTTCTAATCTCCCACATACATTTCATATTGTGCCTGTTGGTTTTGATGGGATGCTGGTATGCCCAAGCCCTGTGTTGATGCTTTCTGTTAAGGACTGCTTTGCATGAATTAAAGAAAGGAAAGGTATGGTTCTGTGGAGTCACATTGTTTCTAAGGACTTCAGGCGAAGATCTGAAGGTATAAGACTACCTATTGTCTATTAATTATTCACTGTGTTATCTTTAACATAATGTGAAGAGGCGCTTAGCTCTCTTTGCGCATCATTACCAATACAGTTTAAGGTGGTGGATGTGATTCCGGTGATGGATTTCCCACAATCCCATTTGCTCTCAAGGTGATATCCAGGGAGGAATGGATATTTGCAACAGATGACCACATGGTGGCAGTGCTATATCAGTCCATGCCTTGCTTGGGCATCCAAGATAATATTACTCTTGAGTAGTCTGTCAGAACATGACAGCTGATACTCACTTTCTTTCGGGAGACACCCTATGTTAATGTTACGGTTGTGGGAATTTCATCCAACCTGGCAGTtgattattttctatttgtctCTGTTCTTGTATCTATGGTGCTGCTGACTACACTGTGCTTAACGAATactctgttcctctctcagTGATTGATTCGACAGATGCCTTGGTGTTCGtaactcctcctccttctcccccaACCTCCGTCCCAAGCACAACCCTTAGTACCTCAACAACTACTACCACAGCCCCTACCTCAGCTGCTACCCCTACTACTGCTCCAACTACAGCTCCAACTACAGCTACAACCACCATCACTGTCTCCACCACAACCCTACCCACCCCGCCTTTCACTACCAAGCGGGTGGACATGAACATACTGGGTATTTTCTCAGACATCACTCCAATGTCACTGCGACATGACAGCTATTTAAATAGCAGTGCTAGCGCAGAGAGCCACGCCGGGCCACACTTGATTTATTCATACAGCATACAGGCCTTATCTAGTTAAAGTGTCCATTTTTG
The Electrophorus electricus isolate fEleEle1 chromosome 20, fEleEle1.pri, whole genome shotgun sequence genome window above contains:
- the nfasca gene encoding neurofascin homolog (chicken) a isoform X10, giving the protein MRAMQPQRQWAVLTVLSIILLLWEEAAAIEVPPDLKQPPTIVKQSAKEYIVDPRDNIIIECEAKGNPVPTFSWRRNGKFFNAEKDPRVSMRKRSGTLEISFRSGGKPEDYEGEYQCFAMNDFGIAISNKILLRVSKSPLWPKEVLEPLMVSEGSPLVLVCNPPPGLPPPTTFWMNSAMMPIIQDKRVSMGLNGDLYFSNVLASDANTDYSCNARFLFTHTIQQKNPFTLKVLTIRNIPETTPTFLSPSGTSSSKMALRGEELLLECIAAGVPTPGIKWFKKGGDLPEKKVKFESFNKTLRIVSVSEEDSGEYVCMASNKIGSIRHTVSVQIKAAPYWLQKPTNLVLAPNENGQLVCLASGNPKPSIQWLINGEPIESSLPNLSRKVVDDAIIFNSVQIGSSAVYQCNASNEHGYLLANAFVSVLDMAPRLLGPRNQLIKVIEQSRAMLDCPFFGSPVPEVRWFKNGLGIAPDNVKYRLHNNGTLEIKHARSEDHGTYTFVANNILGQAEEQIRLEVKEPTRIVRAPEHLSVNRGNTAHFDCKIKHDPTLPIIVTWLKNDKPLHFGWMSKFKKDENSLSIPNVNSDDEGTYMCMVKTELDQDFASARLTVLDRPDPPEDLELSDPAARSVRLTWVPGNDNNSPVRQFLVQYEENRWRPGEWQNLSSYTGDQNSVNLLLSPFVNYQFRVIAINSVGPSRPSGPSSRYQTSGAPPDVIPQGLKGWGTKKTNMEITWQPLLDTQRNGPELRYVVSWRRKDSQEEWNNISTTSSKHVVSDTETYVPYEIKIHAVNDFGRGPESSMVIGYSGEDRPSAAPAELRVTKADSTKVNLHWVSVDPTSIHGEFKEYRLYYWREASLVKGLRINKEKKTKVFSSDVSQNTGVLTELIPYSKYKMYMVVANNKFEGPHSNIVEFQTKEGVPGVPKFFRIVQRNTDTIHLEWDKPLEPNGILIGYTLQYRTVNGTEVGSPQVVSFFPNVTEYTIRLPDRFTRYKFYLSARTQVGSGESYTEESPHFANEEDFITSVIDSTDALVFVTPPPSPPTSVPSTTLSTSTTTTTAPTSAATPTTAPTTAPTTATTTITVSTTTLPTPPFTTKRVDMNILAPNIKIWNLTVDANSDYANVSWKHNFPADSSEFVLEFTLDSNESMKSVLFINQPPIKLAGLIAGAKYRLRVYSHEQPSVSSEYVTFETSGAYSKDHVDIATQGWFIGLMCAIALLVLILLIVGFIKRSRGGKYPVRDKKDLPMDPVDQKDQDGSFDYHSDEDNKPLQGSQTSLEGNVKESDDSLVDYGEGGNGQFNEDGSFIGQYTVKKDKEETEGNESSEATSPVNAVYSLA
- the nfasca gene encoding neurofascin homolog (chicken) a isoform X17, which translates into the protein MRAMQPQRQWAVLTVLSIILLLWEEAAAIEVPPDLKQPPTIVKQSAKEYIVDPRDNIIIECEAKGNPVPTFSWRRNGKFFNAEKDPRVSMRKRSGTLEISFRSGGKPEDYEGEYQCFAMNDFGIAISNKILLRVSKSPLWPKEVLEPLMVSEGSPLVLVCNPPPGLPPPTTFWMNSAMMPIIQDKRVSMGLNGDLYFSNVLASDANTDYSCNARFLFTHTIQQKNPFTLKVLTIRNIPETTPTFLSPSGTSSSKMALRGEELLLECIAAGVPTPGIKWFKKGGDLPEKKVKFESFNKTLRIVSVSEEDSGEYVCMASNKIGSIRHTVSVQIKAAPYWLQKPTNLVLAPNENGQLVCLASGNPKPSIQWLINGEPIESSLPNLSRKVVDDAIIFNSVQIGSSAVYQCNASNEHGYLLANAFVSVLDMAPRLLGPRNQLIKVIEQSRAMLDCPFFGSPVPEVRWFKNGLGIAPDNVKYRLHNNGTLEIKHARSEDHGTYTFVANNILGQAEEQIRLEVKEPTRIVRAPEHLSVNRGNTAHFDCKIKHDPTLPIIVTWLKNDKPLHFGWMSKFKKDENSLSIPNVNSDDEGTYMCMVKTELDQDFASARLTVLDRPDPPEDLELSDPAARSVRLTWVPGNDNNSPVRQFLVQYEENRWRPGEWQNLSSYTGDQNSVNLLLSPFVNYQFRVIAINSVGPSRPSGPSSRYQTSGAPPDVIPQGLKGWGTKKTNMEITWQPLLDTQRNGPELRYVVSWRRKDSQEEWNNISTTSSKHVVSDTETYVPYEIKIHAVNDFGRGPESSMVIGYSGEDRPSAAPAELRVTKADSTKVNLHWVSVDPTSIHGEFKEYRLYYWREASLVKGLRINKEKKTKVFSSDVSQNTGVLTELIPYSKYKMYMVVANNKFEGPHSNIVEFQTKEGVPGVPKFFRIVQRNTDTIHLEWDKPLEPNGILIGYTLQYRTVNGTEVGSPQVVSFFPNVTEYTIRLPDRFTRYKFYLSARTQVGSGESYTEESPHFANEAYSKDHVDIATQGWFIGLMCAIALLVLILLIVGFIKRSRGGKYPVRDKKDLPMDPVDQKDQDGSFDYHSDEDNKPLQGSQTSLEGNVKESDDSLVDYGEGGNGQFNEDGSFIGQYTVKKDKEETEGNESSEATSPVNAVYSLA
- the nfasca gene encoding neurofascin homolog (chicken) a isoform X3, with product MRAMQPQRQWAVLTVLSIILLLWEEAAAIEVPPDPKIQQDLKQPPTIVKQSAKEYIVDPRDNIIIECEAKGNPVPTFSWRRNGKFFNAEKDPRVSMRKRSGTLEISFRSGGKPEDYEGEYQCFAMNDFGIAISNKILLRVSKSPLWPKEVLEPLMVSEGSPLVLVCNPPPGLPPPTTFWMNSAMMPIIQDKRVSMGLNGDLYFSNVLASDANTDYSCNARFLFTHTIQQKNPFTLKVLTKEPYNNTLSSLNDTDPYVVRNIPETTPTFLSPSGTSSSKMALRGEELLLECIAAGVPTPGIKWFKKGGDLPEKKVKFESFNKTLRIVSVSEEDSGEYVCMASNKIGSIRHTVSVQIKAAPYWLQKPTNLVLAPNENGQLVCLASGNPKPSIQWLINGEPIESSLPNLSRKVVDDAIIFNSVQIGSSAVYQCNASNEHGYLLANAFVSVLDMAPRLLGPRNQLIKVIEQSRAMLDCPFFGSPVPEVRWFKNGLGIAPDNVKYRLHNNGTLEIKHARSEDHGTYTFVANNILGQAEEQIRLEVKEPTRIVRAPEHLSVNRGNTAHFDCKIKHDPTLPIIVTWLKNDKPLHFGWMSKFKKDENSLSIPNVNSDDEGTYMCMVKTELDQDFASARLTVLESSSKPSAFTDRPDPPEDLELSDPAARSVRLTWVPGNDNNSPVRQFLVQYEENRWRPGEWQNLSSYTGDQNSVNLLLSPFVNYQFRVIAINSVGPSRPSGPSSRYQTSGAPPDVIPQGLKGWGTKKTNMEITWQPLLDTQRNGPELRYVVSWRRKDSQEEWNNISTTSSKHVVSDTETYVPYEIKIHAVNDFGRGPESSMVIGYSGEDRPSAAPAELRVTKADSTKVNLHWVSVDPTSIHGEFKEYRLYYWREASLVKGLRINKEKKTKVFSSDVSQNTGVLTELIPYSKYKMYMVVANNKFEGPHSNIVEFQTKEGVPGVPKFFRIVQRNTDTIHLEWDKPLEPNGILIGYTLQYRTVNGTEVGSPQVVSFFPNVTEYTIRLPDRFTRYKFYLSARTQVGSGESYTEESPHFANEEDFITSVIDSTDALVFVTPPPSPPTSVPSTTLSTSTTTTTAPTSAATPTTAPTTAPTTATTTITVSTTTLPTPPFTTKRVDMNILAPNIKIWNLTVDANSDYANVSWKHNFPADSSEFVLEFTLDSNESMKSVLFINQPPIKLAGLIAGAKYRLRVYSHEQPSVSSEYVTFETSGAYSKDHVDIATQGWFIGLMCAIALLVLILLIVGFIKRSRGGKYPVRDKKDLPMDPVDQKDQDGSFDYHDEDNKPLQGSQTSLEGNVKESDDSLVDYGEGGNGQFNEDGSFIGQYTVKKDKEETEGNESSEATSPVNAVYSLA